A window from Kluyveromyces lactis strain NRRL Y-1140 chromosome E complete sequence encodes these proteins:
- the RCM1 gene encoding rRNA (cytosine-C5-)-methyltransferase RCM1 (similar to uniprot|P53972 Saccharomyces cerevisiae YNL022C) — protein MEFYRDATWVLEFVEQELSKDKRVAGSLQTLVLTSCKRYKLKTNPRHIYAIVSSTWQYREYLDKIIKKSGILEDVPKKKGKPLFNKDTIRLLVHDLLLSKSKRIQMGKHPIKTFILKHQTRLKAELTKLKVKLKVTSLSQLIKTDDGEDVTPVRWIRINPILVKERYDDVLAELNKKFPQRVNSWKQIVPGSIYYDEYIPNLFGIHPGDKITSHEQYKRGKIIIQDRASCFPAHILNPNSTDVVIDACAAPGNKTTHVAAHIFGDVDTKVDSVKIHAFEKDPERAKTLQMMVATAGCAKGVKIHVGDFTKLGKPELFQNVTGFIVDPSCSGSGIFGRKAIDKVNLSKTGSSNTDEDQTSVEPVEQEKELFEKEQDLKNRLAKLSSFQYQIVKHAMSFPSAKKICYSTCSIHAEENERVVIDLLLDSKVKEWGWKVRKRTGVIPTWPRRGWTSEFEEVFPKEEAKELAEGCIRALPKEDGGIGFFAVCFERD, from the coding sequence ATGGAATTCTACCGTGATGCAACCTGGGTATTGGAATTCGTGGAACAGGAGCTCTCTAAAGACAAGAGAGTTGCAGGTTCGTTACAGACCTTGGTACTTACTAGTTGTAAAAGATATAAGCTGAAGACAAATCCTCGTCACATTTATGCCATTGTTAGTAGTACATGGCAGTATAGGGAATATCTAGATAAAATCATTAAGAAGAGCGGGATCTTGGAGGACGTACCGAAAAAGAAAGGGAAACCGCTGTTCAATAAGGATACCATAAGGCTCCTAGTACACGACCTtttactttcaaaatcGAAGCGGATTCAGATGGGTAAGCATCCTATCAAAACTTTCATTTTGAAGCATCAGACTAGGTTAAAGGCTGAGTTGACAAAGCTCAAAGTTAAACTTAAAGTCACCAGTCTGTCGCAGTTAATCAAAACCGATGATGGAGAAGATGTTACACCGGTTCGTTGGATCAGAATTAACCCTATCCTTGTCAAGGAAAGATATGACGATGTTCTTGCTGAATTAAACAAGAAATTCCCACAAAGAGTGAACTCTTGGAAACAAATCGTTCCTGGGAGCATATATTACGATGAGTATATTCCAAACTTGTTTGGCATTCATCCAGGTGATAAGATCACTTCGCATGAGCAATATAAGAGGGGGAAAATTATCATTCAAGACAGGGCATCCTGTTTCCCCGCCCACATCCTCAATCCAAACAGTACTGACGTTGTTATCGATGCATGTGCGGCTCCCGGCAATAAAACCACACACGTTGCGGCACATATCTTTGGAGACGTTGACACCAAGGTCGATTCAGTCAAGATACATGCTTTTGAGAAGGATCCTGAGCGTGCAAAAACTTTACAGATGATGGTTGCCACCGCGGGTTGTGCTAAGGGGGTCAAGATACATGTTGGTGATTTCACAAAACTTGGTAAACCAGAACTTTTCCAGAATGTAACTGGATTCATCGTTGATCCAAGTTGTTCTGGCTCTGGTATATTTGGCCGTAAGGCAATTGATAAAGTAAACTTGAGCAAGACTGGGTCATCAAACACCGATGAAGATCAGACCTCGGTTGAACCTGTGGagcaagaaaaagaattgtttgaaaaggaacaagatttgaagaatagATTAGCCAAATTATCATCTTTCCAATACCAAATTGTGAAACACGCCATGTCTTTCCCATCTGCTAAGAAAATATGCTATAGTACTTGTTCTATTCAtgctgaagaaaacgaaaGAGTTGTCATTGATTTGCTCTTAGACTCAAAGGTCAAGGAATGGGGTTGGAAAGTAAGAAAGAGAACCGGTGTAATTCCAACATGGCCTAGAAGAGGATGGACCagtgaatttgaagaggTGTTTCCGAAAGAGGAAGCAAAAGAGTTGGCAGAAGGGTGCATCAGGGCTTTACCGAAGGAAGATGGTGGCATTGGCTTTTTCGCCGTATGCTTTGAGCGAGATTAG
- the LYS12 gene encoding homoisocitrate dehydrogenase (highly similar to uniprot|P40495 Saccharomyces cerevisiae YIL094C LYS12 Homo-isocitrate dehydrogenase an NAD-linked mitochondrial enzyme required for the fourth step in the biosynthesis of lysine in which homo-isocitrate is oxidatively decarboxylated to alpha-ketoadipate) — translation MMRTRFIQLSRRAYASNAKNLTIGLIPGDGIGKEVIPAGKKILESLNPKYGLSFKFIDLQAGWETFQNTGKALPDETIDILKNQCEGALFGAVQSPTTKVEGYSSPIVALRKNLGLFANVRPVKSVDGTKDRKVDLVIVRENTEDLYIKLEKSYIDEATGTRVADATKRITEIATKNIATIALQIAQQRLEQNGHATLTVTHKSNVLSQSDGLFREVCRETYEANKDKYGGVQYNEQIVDSMVYRMFREPECFDVVVAPNLYGDILSDGAAALVGSLGVVPSANVGPNIVIGEPCHGSAPDIAGKGISNPIATIRSTALMLEFLGYPEPAKDIHKAVDANIREGKYLTPDLGGNSTTQQVLEDVLSKLD, via the coding sequence ATGATGAGAACACGTTTCATTCAATTGTCCCGTCGTGCTTACGCTTCCAATGCGAAGAATTTAACAATTGGTTTAATTCCAGGTGATGGTATTGGTAAAGAAGTTATTCCTGCTGGTAAGAAGATCTTAGAATCATTGAACCCAAAGTACGGTCTATCGTTtaaattcattgatttgCAAGCTGGTTGGGAAACCTTCCAAAACACCGGTAAGGCACTCCCTGACGAAACCATTGATATCTTGAAGAACCAATGTGAAGGTGCTTTATTTGGTGCTGTGCAATCACCAACGACTAAGGTTGAAGGTTACTCTTCTCCAATCGTTGCCctaagaaagaatttggGACTTTTCGCTAACGTTCGTCCTGTTAAATCTGTTGATGGTACTAAGGACAGAAAAGTTGACCTAGTCATCGTTAGAGAAAACACTGAAGATTTATACAttaaattggaaaagtcATACATCGATGAAGCCACCGGAACCAGAGTTGCAGATGCTACCAAGAGAATTACCGAAATAGCAACCAAAAACATTGCTACTATCGCTCTACAAATCGCTCAACAGAGATTGGAACAGAACGGTCATGCCACTTTAACAGTTACTCACAAATCCAATGTTCTTTCACAATCTGATGGTCTTTTCAGAGAGGTATGCAGAGAAACTTATGAAGCTAACAAGGACAAGTACGGAGGTGTCCAATATAATGAACAAATCGTCGATTCCATGGTTTACAGAATGTTCAGAGAACCAGAATGTTTCGACGTTGTTGTTGCACCAAACTTGTACGGTGACATTCTTTCTGATGGTGCTGCTGCCCTAGTTGGCTCCTTGGGTGTTGTTCCATCTGCCAATGTTGGTCCAAACATCGTTATTGGTGAACCATGTCATGGCTCTGCCCCTGATATCGCTGGTAAAGGTATTTCTAATCCAATTGCCACCATCAGATCCACTGCATTGATGTTGGAATTTTTGGGTTACCCAGAACCGGCAAAGGATATCCACAAAGCTGTTGATGCCAACATCAGAGAGGGTAAATACTTGACACCAGATCTTGGTGGTAACTCCACCACCCAACAAGTGTTGGAGGATGTTCTATCTAAATTAGATTAA